A stretch of DNA from Solanum stenotomum isolate F172 unplaced genomic scaffold, ASM1918654v1 scaffold27412, whole genome shotgun sequence:
AATCCGTCTCGCCGGAAAATCTTCACTGGAGAGACTTTCTGCCGGTGCTTCTTTCCTCCGGCTTCAACCTGGACTACCGGTAACTTCTTCCGCCGGAATGACATTTTACGGCGGGCATGACTGAATATGGATGTGGAATTGGCATGGCTTTTACTTTTGTTGAAGCTATTTTGGTTCGAATAAGCCATTTTTGTGTTATaagtattaattacttattttttgttCGAATAATTTTGTTTGTTGAACTAATGTATTTATAAGGAAATCATATGAATAACGAAGAGTTGAACATGAGACGCATAATGCCAATTACTTCAGCTCAACTAATAAGTGATTTGGTTTGAGGATAGAGAGAATCATAAAATTATCTCATATCTATTAGATACGATATTTTTTGATtgagatatataaaaaaaacaatccaacacaagattatattatattatattttgtggATGGTACTAAACAATAGTTACATTAAATTATACACGATAAAACTTAGTGTGTAGTCACTTATATATGTA
This window harbors:
- the LOC125851588 gene encoding uncharacterized protein LOC125851588, yielding MAYSNQNSFNKSKSHANSTSIFSHARRKMSFRRKKLPVVQVEAGGKKHRQKVSPVKIFRRDGLKGKKLQCLSMKKIKECYWLAVNDILEASDTFERRLVVDTSFAIPMMGLSFTTFPNHRGI